Proteins found in one Geomonas subterranea genomic segment:
- a CDS encoding hydrolase — MSKLDLLNPTNSAVIFIDFQPQMTFGVSSIDRQTLFNNVILLAKAARIFHVPTILTTVETKSFSGNMWPQLLDIFPDNDIIERSSMNSWDDPKFVEAVQAAGRNKLIMAALWTEVCLAFPALDAMKAGYEVYAVEDASGGTSVAAHNAAMRRIEQAGAVPMTSLQVLLEYQRTWARKETYDEVIAVVKEHAGAYGQGVEYAYTMVHGAPASRGSLRK, encoded by the coding sequence ATGAGTAAACTGGATCTGCTAAACCCAACCAACAGCGCGGTCATCTTCATCGACTTCCAGCCTCAGATGACTTTCGGAGTCTCAAGCATAGACAGGCAAACGCTTTTCAACAACGTGATACTGCTGGCCAAAGCAGCAAGGATATTCCACGTCCCTACCATCCTCACCACCGTCGAGACCAAGAGCTTCTCCGGCAACATGTGGCCCCAGCTTCTGGACATCTTCCCGGACAACGACATCATCGAGCGCAGTTCCATGAACTCCTGGGACGATCCCAAGTTCGTTGAGGCGGTGCAGGCAGCAGGACGAAACAAGCTGATCATGGCGGCGCTTTGGACCGAGGTCTGCCTCGCCTTCCCCGCCTTGGACGCCATGAAGGCGGGGTACGAGGTGTACGCGGTGGAAGATGCTTCGGGCGGCACCAGCGTTGCGGCGCACAACGCGGCAATGCGCAGGATCGAGCAAGCCGGGGCGGTACCGATGACTTCTCTACAGGTGTTGCTGGAGTACCAAAGGACCTGGGCCCGCAAAGAAACCTACGACGAGGTGATCGCTGTAGTGAAGGAACATGCCGGTGCCTACGGGCAGGGGGTCGAGTACGCCTACACCATGGTGCACGGCGCGCCGGCCAGCCGTGGTTCATTGAGGAAGTAG
- a CDS encoding amidohydrolase — MKGPDLILFNGKISTLDAQSPDASAIAIRDGKVETLGGEELTATADDNTQLIDAKGRRVIPGLNDSHIHVIRGGLNFNMELRWDGVPSLALALEMLMEQAKRTPPPQWVRVIGGWTEFQFAERRMPTLDELNLAAPDTPVFILHLYDRALVNRAALHALGYGKDTPDPPGGMIERDRNGNPTGLLIAKPNAMLLYSSLAKGPKLNFEDQVNSTRHFLRELNRLGLTSAIDAGGGFQNYPDDYRVIYELAKAGELPLRIAYNLFTQHPKGELADFSQWVTMTQPGQGDDFLRMNGAGEMLVFSAADFEDFLEPRPDLPAMMEEELAAVVRLLAEKRWPFRLHATYNESITRFLDVFEAVNREVPFNGLRWFFDHAETITQENLERVKALGGGIAIQNRMAFQGEYFLDRYGERETAHTPPVRSMMAMDIPVGAGTDATRVASYNPWLSLYWLVSGRTIGGTLLYPEANHLSRMEALRMYTEGSSWFSGEEGKKGTLTPGALADLAVLSADYFEVPEKEIKAIDSVLTVVGGKVVYGGEEFGNLVPPLPVSPDWSPVGSYGGYHRGDASGASAPLAMREQAAPSHRHTRIWLPRQRRFWDLGCDCFAY, encoded by the coding sequence ATGAAAGGACCGGACCTAATTCTATTTAACGGCAAAATCAGCACGCTGGACGCACAAAGCCCGGACGCCTCTGCTATCGCGATACGCGACGGCAAAGTGGAGACTCTCGGCGGAGAAGAATTGACCGCGACAGCGGATGACAACACTCAATTGATCGACGCGAAAGGGCGCCGGGTGATCCCGGGGCTGAACGACTCGCACATACACGTTATCCGGGGGGGACTGAACTTCAATATGGAACTGCGCTGGGACGGCGTCCCATCCCTCGCGCTGGCTTTAGAGATGCTCATGGAGCAGGCGAAGCGCACCCCGCCGCCGCAATGGGTTCGGGTTATCGGCGGCTGGACCGAGTTTCAATTCGCGGAGCGCCGCATGCCGACCCTCGATGAGCTGAACCTGGCAGCGCCCGACACCCCGGTGTTCATCCTGCACCTGTACGACCGCGCCTTGGTGAACCGGGCTGCTCTGCATGCGCTCGGCTACGGCAAGGACACGCCTGATCCGCCAGGGGGGATGATCGAGCGGGACAGAAACGGCAACCCCACCGGGCTCTTGATCGCGAAGCCGAACGCCATGCTGCTCTACTCGAGTCTCGCCAAGGGACCCAAGCTGAACTTCGAGGACCAGGTGAACTCGACGCGCCACTTCCTGAGGGAGTTGAACCGGCTCGGGCTTACCAGCGCCATCGATGCCGGTGGCGGTTTCCAGAACTACCCCGACGACTACCGTGTCATCTATGAGTTGGCCAAGGCGGGAGAGCTCCCGTTGCGCATCGCCTATAACCTGTTCACGCAGCACCCCAAGGGCGAGTTGGCCGATTTTTCGCAGTGGGTCACCATGACGCAACCGGGACAGGGGGACGATTTTCTGCGCATGAACGGTGCCGGCGAGATGCTTGTTTTCTCGGCCGCCGATTTCGAGGATTTCCTGGAGCCGCGCCCGGACCTCCCCGCGATGATGGAGGAGGAGCTAGCAGCGGTGGTGCGGCTGCTGGCGGAGAAGCGCTGGCCGTTCCGTCTGCACGCTACCTACAACGAATCGATCACGCGCTTTCTGGACGTCTTCGAGGCGGTGAACCGGGAGGTCCCGTTCAACGGGCTGCGCTGGTTTTTCGACCACGCCGAGACCATTACCCAGGAGAACCTGGAGCGGGTCAAAGCGCTGGGCGGCGGTATCGCCATACAGAACCGGATGGCCTTCCAGGGCGAGTATTTCCTGGACCGCTACGGCGAGCGGGAAACAGCACATACGCCGCCGGTCCGCAGCATGATGGCTATGGACATCCCGGTTGGCGCCGGCACCGATGCGACACGGGTGGCGAGCTACAACCCGTGGCTGTCGCTGTACTGGCTGGTCAGCGGGCGCACCATCGGCGGGACGCTGCTCTACCCAGAGGCGAACCACCTGAGCCGCATGGAGGCGCTCAGAATGTACACCGAGGGGAGCAGCTGGTTTTCCGGTGAGGAGGGGAAGAAGGGAACCTTGACACCCGGCGCGCTGGCAGACCTGGCGGTCCTTTCCGCGGATTACTTCGAAGTCCCCGAGAAGGAGATCAAGGCGATCGATTCGGTGCTGACCGTGGTCGGCGGGAAGGTGGTGTACGGCGGCGAGGAGTTCGGAAACCTGGTGCCGCCGCTGCCGGTGAGCCCGGACTGGTCGCCGGTGGGGAGTTACGGCGGTTACCATCGCGGTGATGCGTCGGGTGCGTCGGCTCCCCTCGCCATGCGCGAGCAGGCCGCCCCGTCACACCGCCACACGCGCATCTGGCTGCCGCGACAGCGGCGTTTCTGGGACCTCGGCTGCGATTGTTTCGCCTACTAG
- a CDS encoding YbhB/YbcL family Raf kinase inhibitor-like protein, with translation MGGLGKIIRWFFLLTLFVAVSVQAEEARLKLSSPAFKHAGKIPSVYSCDGSDTSPPLAIADVPKKAKSLALVMDDPDAPAGTWVHWVLWNIEPATKQIVQGRVPHGAEQGVNSWRRKSYGGPCPPSGQHRYYFRLYALSERLDLPSNSTRLELDRAMRGKILAQAELLGVFAHR, from the coding sequence ATGGGTGGATTGGGAAAGATTATCCGTTGGTTTTTTTTGCTGACGCTCTTCGTTGCGGTATCGGTGCAGGCCGAGGAGGCGCGGCTTAAACTAAGCAGCCCCGCTTTCAAGCATGCCGGCAAGATCCCATCTGTTTACAGCTGCGACGGCTCCGATACCAGCCCGCCGCTCGCCATTGCCGATGTCCCCAAGAAAGCCAAGTCGCTCGCCTTGGTCATGGACGATCCCGATGCGCCTGCCGGTACCTGGGTGCACTGGGTGCTCTGGAACATCGAGCCAGCGACCAAGCAGATCGTGCAAGGGAGGGTGCCGCACGGTGCGGAGCAGGGGGTGAACAGCTGGCGGCGCAAAAGCTACGGAGGCCCCTGTCCCCCGTCAGGCCAGCACCGCTATTATTTTCGCCTCTACGCACTCTCCGAGCGCCTGGACCTCCCCTCCAACAGCACGAGGCTGGAACTCGACCGCGCCATGCGCGGCAAGATCCTGGCGCAGGCCGAGTTACTCGGGGTGTTTGCGCACCGCTGA
- the rlmD gene encoding 23S rRNA (uracil(1939)-C(5))-methyltransferase RlmD, with the protein MLELHITSTNDEGFGVANHEGTRVLVAGGLPGEALVAKITYVGRRESFANIIKTLKASPDRNPSPACKMGRACDGCGLMQMRYPAQLTWKKGLVTRQIRKFPSLSDAVIHDTIASPSELGYRNTAKLVVAGKNNDPVIGIYRRNSHDVLEIADCALHHPLINKVVKAAKAGIKKGKVQIYNPKSEMGLLRYLVVRVAEQSNRVMVVFVTTDEGYNEMHHLAKFIQQAVPEVAVVAQNINTSTGNVIFGHKDRSITKAQTLKAYIGDKSFNLSPHSFFQVNSGAARIIYEKVRDFARLTGKERVIDLYCGIGGISLFLADKAREVVGIEVVDAAVADATANAAMNRADNCSFEAGDAVHLIDEIGQEGGADLIVLNPPRKGCDEKVLKSVAAIKPQRIIYVSCSPETLARDLDILAQLGYKTLEVQPVDMFPQTVHVEDVALLEKAKG; encoded by the coding sequence GTGCTGGAGCTCCACATCACCTCCACCAACGACGAAGGGTTCGGCGTCGCCAACCACGAAGGGACGCGAGTTCTGGTGGCGGGCGGTCTCCCCGGTGAAGCGCTGGTGGCGAAGATCACCTACGTAGGGCGCAGGGAATCCTTCGCCAACATCATCAAGACCCTCAAAGCCTCTCCTGACCGCAACCCATCCCCCGCCTGCAAAATGGGAAGGGCCTGCGACGGCTGCGGCCTGATGCAGATGCGCTACCCGGCCCAGCTTACCTGGAAGAAGGGACTGGTCACCAGGCAGATCCGGAAGTTCCCGTCGCTTTCCGACGCGGTGATCCACGATACCATCGCCTCCCCCAGCGAGCTCGGCTACCGCAACACCGCCAAGCTGGTGGTGGCGGGGAAGAACAACGACCCGGTGATCGGCATATACCGGCGCAACAGCCACGACGTGCTGGAGATCGCGGACTGCGCCCTGCACCACCCGCTGATCAACAAGGTGGTGAAGGCCGCTAAGGCGGGGATCAAGAAGGGCAAGGTGCAGATCTACAACCCCAAGAGCGAGATGGGGCTGCTGCGGTACCTGGTGGTGCGGGTGGCCGAGCAGAGCAACAGGGTCATGGTGGTCTTCGTGACCACCGACGAGGGGTACAACGAGATGCACCACCTGGCCAAGTTCATCCAGCAGGCGGTGCCCGAAGTTGCCGTGGTGGCGCAGAATATCAACACCTCGACCGGCAACGTGATCTTCGGCCACAAGGACCGCTCCATCACCAAGGCGCAGACTCTGAAGGCCTACATCGGGGACAAGAGTTTCAACCTGTCGCCGCATTCCTTCTTCCAGGTGAACAGCGGCGCGGCCCGCATCATCTACGAGAAGGTGCGCGACTTCGCCCGCCTGACCGGCAAGGAGCGGGTGATCGATCTTTACTGCGGCATCGGTGGCATCTCGCTGTTCCTCGCGGACAAGGCGCGCGAAGTCGTGGGCATCGAAGTCGTAGATGCGGCGGTCGCGGACGCCACCGCCAACGCGGCCATGAACCGTGCGGACAACTGCAGCTTTGAGGCAGGCGACGCCGTGCATCTCATCGACGAGATCGGACAGGAAGGGGGCGCCGACCTGATCGTGCTGAACCCGCCCAGGAAAGGTTGCGACGAGAAGGTGCTGAAAAGCGTGGCGGCTATCAAGCCGCAGAGGATCATCTACGTCTCCTGTTCGCCGGAAACGCTGGCGCGGGACCTGGATATCCTGGCACAGCTCGGCTACAAGACGCTCGAGGTGCAGCCGGTGGACATGTTCCCGCAGACGGTGCACGTCGAGGACGTGGCGCTGCTGGAAAAGGCTAAGGGTTAA
- a CDS encoding HD domain-containing protein — protein MDQLISQLKAFFPKHLHASIFMVGGMVRDVLLGVDCQDVDLAAAVPVQELTALGFRLVESKSTPNIYFRFKEPFGKIEVTWLPSLDALPDDLSRRDFTVNAMAMPLSGQLSDPLGGEPDLARRVLRCCSPTSLTDDPLRILRAFRFECEGWRLDAEAEAVLRSRDWTPDLQRIPMERFSQELLKAVGKDDPSRFFRRMLEFGIGINFLPEIFRMPDIPAGPPQHHPEGDLFTHSLQVLDRMAQLTPDPTARFCALFHDLGKLYTPPELHPKHHGHDALGAEQVPAFCKRLRLPVALQRALQAVNRLHNNANRWEELRDSTKIRLALDAIKGGIQDFLPLQVAADFHASMPGWEEALEVAKLNAAQLGIDPGLLNNKEVPPEKLQQIIMQHRVERLHRGTGA, from the coding sequence TTGGACCAGTTGATCTCGCAACTGAAAGCTTTTTTCCCTAAACACCTGCACGCTTCCATCTTCATGGTGGGCGGGATGGTGCGGGACGTCCTGCTCGGAGTCGACTGCCAGGACGTGGACCTAGCCGCGGCGGTTCCCGTTCAGGAACTCACCGCCCTGGGCTTTCGCCTGGTGGAGTCGAAAAGCACCCCCAACATCTACTTCCGGTTCAAAGAACCCTTCGGCAAAATCGAGGTAACCTGGCTCCCCTCGCTGGACGCCCTCCCTGACGACCTCTCCCGCCGCGACTTCACCGTGAACGCGATGGCTATGCCGCTTAGCGGCCAACTCTCTGATCCCCTTGGCGGCGAACCCGACCTCGCGCGGCGCGTCCTGCGCTGTTGCAGTCCCACAAGCCTCACGGACGACCCTTTGCGTATCCTGCGCGCCTTCCGTTTCGAGTGTGAAGGCTGGCGCCTTGACGCGGAGGCGGAAGCCGTACTGAGGAGCCGGGACTGGACTCCCGACCTGCAACGGATCCCCATGGAGCGGTTCTCCCAGGAGTTGCTGAAAGCTGTAGGGAAGGACGACCCGTCCCGTTTTTTCCGCCGTATGCTGGAGTTCGGGATCGGCATCAACTTCCTCCCCGAGATCTTCAGGATGCCCGATATCCCTGCTGGACCGCCGCAGCATCACCCGGAGGGTGACCTGTTCACGCATTCGCTGCAGGTCCTGGACCGAATGGCGCAATTGACGCCGGATCCGACCGCACGCTTCTGCGCCCTTTTCCACGATTTGGGGAAGCTCTACACGCCACCGGAACTCCACCCCAAGCACCACGGGCACGACGCGTTGGGCGCCGAGCAGGTACCTGCCTTCTGCAAAAGGCTGCGTCTGCCGGTCGCGCTGCAACGCGCGCTGCAGGCGGTCAACAGGCTGCACAATAACGCCAACCGGTGGGAGGAACTGCGGGATTCAACCAAGATCAGGCTGGCGCTCGATGCCATCAAAGGGGGGATCCAGGATTTCCTGCCGTTGCAGGTGGCGGCGGACTTTCATGCATCCATGCCGGGATGGGAGGAGGCGCTGGAAGTGGCGAAGTTGAACGCGGCGCAGTTGGGAATAGATCCAGGCCTGCTGAACAACAAGGAGGTACCGCCCGAGAAGCTGCAGCAGATCATCATGCAGCACCGGGTGGAGCGGTTGCACAGAGGCACCGGAGCGTAA
- a CDS encoding HD-GYP domain-containing protein translates to MPQELCHLALRQTLDLIGLTDEALKDLTRRKFNSDELYHEVLGKLLGGNGRRGPRGILIANEGPGSVCCNGRVFHLRHGALLERSDPITIEPGSTYASSLLMVEGGSEAVALNWPDSCASIEEFQTFFHPQVVAAMGEPILNFVSCRISGDVRGVIEAFNYAGHVTEYDADVLRSAAVMIGSLQTVSNGMRETEHAFHYTIHALARACEAAEPDTGRHIVRVNRYAGALAANMGFNTEFVEDISLSAQMHDVGKIRIPTEILLKEGRLTPREMKLVRQHPAYGSEIIGDSPRLRIAREIAISHHENWDGTGYPKRLRGERIPISGRIVKVADVYDALRSRRSYKGAMTHQETLDVFRNGDDRINPAAHFDPAVLAAFFRIEHMFEMIYDSSVLKLGLDRAVDPSK, encoded by the coding sequence ATGCCCCAGGAACTGTGTCACCTTGCCCTCAGACAGACTCTGGATCTCATCGGACTGACCGACGAGGCGCTGAAGGACCTGACCCGCCGCAAGTTCAACAGTGACGAACTGTACCACGAAGTGCTCGGGAAACTGCTTGGCGGCAACGGCCGTCGAGGCCCGCGCGGCATACTGATCGCCAACGAAGGGCCCGGTTCGGTCTGCTGCAACGGTCGCGTCTTCCACTTGAGACACGGCGCGCTCCTGGAACGCTCCGACCCGATCACCATCGAACCCGGTTCCACTTACGCAAGTAGTCTCCTCATGGTCGAAGGGGGGAGCGAGGCTGTGGCGCTCAACTGGCCGGACAGCTGTGCCAGCATAGAGGAGTTCCAGACCTTTTTCCATCCCCAGGTAGTGGCGGCCATGGGAGAGCCCATCCTCAATTTTGTGAGCTGCCGGATCAGCGGCGACGTCCGCGGTGTGATCGAGGCCTTCAACTACGCCGGACACGTGACTGAATACGATGCCGATGTACTTCGAAGCGCCGCAGTCATGATAGGATCCCTGCAGACCGTTTCCAACGGCATGCGCGAGACCGAACATGCCTTCCACTACACCATCCACGCGCTGGCACGGGCCTGCGAGGCTGCCGAGCCGGACACCGGGCGCCACATCGTGCGGGTCAACCGCTATGCCGGGGCGCTCGCGGCCAACATGGGGTTCAATACCGAATTCGTGGAGGACATCTCCTTGTCTGCGCAGATGCACGACGTGGGGAAGATCCGCATCCCCACCGAGATCCTGCTGAAAGAGGGGAGGCTGACCCCGAGGGAAATGAAGCTGGTGCGCCAGCATCCCGCGTACGGCTCCGAGATCATAGGGGACTCCCCCAGGCTTAGGATCGCCAGGGAGATCGCCATCTCGCACCACGAGAACTGGGACGGCACCGGCTATCCCAAGCGGCTCAGGGGGGAGAGGATCCCGATCTCCGGTCGCATCGTGAAGGTGGCCGATGTCTACGACGCCCTCCGCTCCCGGCGCAGTTACAAGGGGGCCATGACCCACCAGGAAACCCTGGACGTATTCAGAAACGGAGACGACCGGATCAACCCCGCCGCGCATTTCGATCCCGCAGTTTTGGCAGCCTTCTTCAGGATAGAGCACATGTTTGAGATGATCTACGACAGTTCCGTGCTCAAGCTGGGCCTCGACCGCGCCGTTGACCCGTCGAAATAA
- a CDS encoding 2-oxoacid:acceptor oxidoreductase family protein, which yields MSQRYEIRFSGAGGQGLILAGVIMAEAASIYDGKQAVQSQSYGPEARGGASKSEVIVSDTMIDYPKATVVDALLALTQEAADKYSHDLKEGGVLLIDSDLVKNIPKGNFNTVAFPIINTAKNEVGREIVANIVALGAMVALTGVVTKEGAEKAVLARVPEAFMELNKKAFQMGYEKAMAARA from the coding sequence ATGTCTCAGAGATATGAAATCAGATTTTCCGGGGCTGGTGGGCAGGGTCTCATCCTCGCCGGCGTCATCATGGCAGAAGCCGCTTCCATCTACGACGGCAAGCAGGCAGTTCAGTCCCAGAGCTACGGCCCCGAGGCAAGGGGGGGCGCATCCAAGTCGGAGGTCATCGTTTCCGACACCATGATCGACTACCCGAAAGCGACCGTGGTCGACGCGCTGCTCGCCCTGACCCAGGAAGCAGCCGACAAGTACTCCCACGACCTGAAGGAAGGGGGCGTACTGCTGATCGACTCCGACCTGGTGAAGAACATCCCGAAAGGGAACTTCAACACCGTAGCCTTCCCGATCATCAACACCGCCAAGAACGAAGTCGGTCGTGAGATCGTGGCCAACATCGTGGCGCTGGGCGCCATGGTGGCACTGACCGGTGTGGTCACCAAGGAAGGCGCCGAGAAGGCGGTCCTGGCCCGCGTGCCGGAGGCTTTCATGGAGCTGAACAAGAAGGCGTTCCAGATGGGTTACGAGAAGGCCATGGCAGCACGCGCCTAA
- a CDS encoding 2-oxoacid:ferredoxin oxidoreductase subunit beta, with the protein MSFDYDKYIRPGKLPHIWCPGCGHGIVMKGLIRAIDTLGLQKNNTAIVSGIGCASRLPGYMDFCTLHTAHGRAAAFATGVKMAKPEMNVILVGGDGDGTAIGGNHFIHACRRNIDMTYIIMNNNIYGMTGGQFSPCTPTGAKASTTVYGNPDPAFDVAKLAIGAGATFVARGTAYHATQIDKLIAEAIQHKGFSVVEILDDCPTTYGRRNKFKSVIEMMNRLKDIAVPVKAAEKMTAEQLEGKILTGVLYKEERPNYTDEYAKVIERAKK; encoded by the coding sequence ATGTCTTTTGATTACGATAAGTACATCCGTCCCGGCAAGCTGCCGCACATCTGGTGCCCGGGCTGCGGTCACGGCATTGTCATGAAGGGCCTGATCCGCGCGATCGACACCCTTGGTCTTCAGAAGAACAACACCGCCATCGTTTCCGGCATCGGCTGCGCATCGCGTCTTCCCGGCTACATGGATTTCTGCACCCTGCACACCGCGCACGGCCGCGCCGCCGCTTTCGCGACCGGCGTCAAGATGGCCAAGCCGGAGATGAACGTCATCCTGGTGGGCGGCGACGGCGACGGTACCGCGATCGGCGGCAACCACTTCATCCACGCCTGCCGTCGTAACATCGACATGACCTACATCATCATGAACAACAACATCTACGGCATGACCGGCGGCCAGTTCTCCCCCTGCACCCCGACCGGCGCCAAGGCGTCCACCACCGTGTACGGCAACCCGGACCCGGCGTTCGACGTCGCCAAGCTCGCCATCGGCGCAGGCGCCACCTTCGTCGCTCGCGGCACCGCGTACCACGCGACCCAGATCGACAAGCTGATCGCGGAAGCCATCCAGCACAAGGGCTTCTCCGTCGTCGAGATCCTGGACGACTGCCCGACCACCTACGGTCGCCGCAACAAGTTCAAGTCGGTCATCGAGATGATGAACCGCCTGAAAGACATCGCCGTTCCGGTCAAGGCCGCCGAGAAGATGACTGCCGAGCAGCTGGAAGGCAAGATCCTCACCGGTGTTCTGTACAAGGAAGAGCGTCCGAACTACACCGACGAATACGCGAAGGTCATTGAGCGCGCCAAGAAATAA
- a CDS encoding 2-oxoacid:acceptor oxidoreductase subunit alpha, with protein MAKKVAFLQGNEAAAQGALYAGCTFFGGYPITPSTEVAEVMSVELPKIGGKFIQMEDEIGAMASVIGASLTGAKVLTATSGPGLSLKQELIGYACIAETPCVIVNVMRGGPSTGMPTGPSQSDVMCAKWGTHGDHPAICLTPASVQELFEETVRAFNLAEKYRTPVMVMPDEIVAHMRERIVFPEPGELEVINRTAPSVSPAEYKPYDTSFGDVPPLAAFGSDYRFHVTGLNKGQDGFPTTKAAWVQAEEERQVRKVDANIDDIVQFEEYELADAEVAIVAYGSTSRSARFAVNEARKQGIKAGLFRIKTFWPFPEKQIAALAGKVKAFITPEMNLGMCTGEVKRCAEGKAAVHGIFRVDGEPINPGQILEKIKEVK; from the coding sequence GTGGCTAAAAAAGTTGCATTCCTTCAGGGGAACGAAGCTGCCGCACAGGGGGCACTCTACGCCGGGTGCACGTTCTTCGGCGGTTATCCGATTACACCCTCTACCGAGGTGGCAGAGGTTATGTCTGTCGAGCTTCCGAAGATCGGCGGTAAATTCATCCAGATGGAAGATGAGATCGGTGCCATGGCGTCCGTCATCGGCGCTTCCCTTACCGGCGCCAAAGTACTGACCGCGACCTCCGGTCCGGGCCTCTCGCTCAAGCAGGAGCTGATCGGCTACGCTTGCATCGCCGAGACCCCGTGCGTCATCGTCAACGTCATGAGGGGCGGCCCCTCCACCGGTATGCCTACCGGTCCTTCCCAGTCCGACGTCATGTGCGCCAAGTGGGGCACCCACGGTGACCACCCGGCCATCTGCCTGACCCCGGCTTCCGTGCAGGAACTCTTCGAAGAGACCGTGCGCGCCTTCAACCTGGCCGAGAAATACCGCACCCCGGTCATGGTCATGCCGGACGAGATCGTCGCCCACATGCGTGAGCGCATCGTGTTCCCCGAGCCGGGCGAGCTGGAAGTCATCAACAGGACCGCTCCGAGCGTTTCGCCGGCCGAGTACAAGCCGTACGACACCAGCTTCGGCGACGTGCCCCCGCTGGCCGCTTTCGGCAGCGACTACCGCTTCCACGTGACCGGCCTCAACAAGGGCCAGGACGGCTTCCCGACCACCAAGGCCGCCTGGGTGCAGGCCGAGGAAGAGCGCCAGGTGCGCAAGGTCGACGCCAACATCGACGACATCGTCCAGTTTGAAGAGTACGAACTTGCCGACGCCGAAGTCGCCATCGTTGCTTACGGCTCCACTTCCCGTTCCGCACGCTTCGCAGTGAACGAGGCGAGGAAACAGGGTATCAAAGCCGGCCTCTTCAGGATCAAGACCTTCTGGCCGTTCCCGGAGAAGCAGATCGCCGCTCTCGCCGGCAAGGTGAAGGCGTTCATCACTCCGGAGATGAACCTCGGCATGTGCACCGGTGAAGTGAAGCGCTGCGCAGAAGGTAAGGCAGCGGTCCACGGCATCTTCCGCGTTGACGGCGAGCCGATCAACCCGGGGCAGATCCTCGAAAAGATCAAGGAGGTTAAGTAA
- a CDS encoding 4Fe-4S binding protein: MEKTPANIEIIEKYCKGCHICVEFCPTKVLEMKGFVASVKNLEACIKCMQCELRCPDFAIKVS; the protein is encoded by the coding sequence ATGGAGAAAACACCGGCGAACATCGAGATCATCGAGAAGTACTGCAAGGGGTGCCACATCTGTGTGGAATTCTGCCCCACCAAGGTCTTGGAAATGAAGGGCTTTGTAGCAAGCGTCAAGAACCTTGAGGCCTGCATCAAGTGCATGCAGTGCGAGCTGAGATGCCCTGACTTTGCAATCAAAGTATCGTAA
- the mdh gene encoding malate dehydrogenase, which yields MARKKIALIGGGQIGGVLAQLAALRELGDVVMFDIVEGLPQGKMLDIAEVGSVDGFDCCLKGTNSYEDIAGADVVIVTAGLPRKPGMSRDDLIEVNSKIMTSVAEGIKAHAPNSFVIVISNPLDAMVTLCQKITGFPYNRVIGQAGVLDSARFKTFIAWELGVSVKDVNAMTLGGHGDDMVPLVRYASVNGIPVMELLEKKYKDKAKAKEIMDAMVKRTRGAGGEVVALLKTGSAFYSPASSAICMAESILKDQKRVLPTCAYLNGEFGVKGFYVGVPCVLGENGVEAILEFELDAEEQAMMDKSVAAVKELVGSMK from the coding sequence ATGGCACGTAAGAAAATCGCACTTATCGGTGGTGGTCAGATCGGCGGCGTCCTTGCTCAGCTTGCGGCTCTGCGTGAACTGGGTGACGTGGTGATGTTCGACATCGTGGAAGGGCTGCCGCAGGGCAAGATGCTGGACATCGCCGAGGTTGGCTCGGTTGACGGCTTCGACTGCTGCCTCAAGGGGACCAACAGCTACGAGGACATCGCCGGCGCCGACGTCGTCATCGTCACCGCAGGTCTGCCGCGCAAACCGGGCATGAGCCGTGACGACCTGATCGAGGTCAACTCCAAGATCATGACCTCCGTTGCCGAGGGGATCAAGGCCCACGCGCCGAACTCCTTCGTCATCGTCATCTCCAACCCGCTCGACGCAATGGTCACCCTGTGCCAGAAGATCACCGGCTTCCCCTACAACCGCGTCATCGGCCAGGCCGGCGTCCTCGACTCCGCCCGCTTCAAGACCTTCATCGCCTGGGAACTGGGCGTCTCCGTCAAGGACGTGAACGCGATGACCCTGGGCGGCCACGGCGACGACATGGTGCCGCTGGTGCGCTACGCCTCCGTGAACGGCATCCCGGTCATGGAACTGCTCGAGAAGAAATACAAGGACAAGGCCAAGGCCAAGGAAATCATGGACGCCATGGTCAAGAGGACCCGCGGTGCAGGCGGTGAGGTTGTCGCCCTGCTGAAAACCGGTTCCGCCTTCTACTCCCCGGCTTCCTCCGCCATCTGCATGGCAGAGTCCATCCTGAAGGACCAGAAGCGCGTTCTCCCGACCTGCGCATACCTGAACGGCGAGTTCGGCGTCAAAGGCTTCTACGTCGGCGTTCCCTGCGTCCTGGGCGAGAACGGCGTCGAGGCGATCCTCGAGTTCGAACTGGATGCCGAAGAGCAGGCCATGATGGATAAGTCGGTTGCCGCCGTTAAGGAACTCGTTGGTTCCATGAAGTAA